Below is a genomic region from Aurantimonas sp. HBX-1.
GTGTCCTGGTCGTAGACCCAGACTCGGGCCGGCGGGATGTTGCTCCAGACGATCGGCGAGTGCGAGACGGTGAAGACGCCCTTCACCGGTTCGACCGGCGGCTTCCAGAGATAGGAGAGCTGGGTGAGATTGCCGCCCGGCCGAAGCCGCGAGAAATAGTCGGTGAACAGCGCCTGGCGCCTGGCCTGCGAGAAGCTGACGATCGGAATGGCGAAGAGGATGGCGGCGAACTTCTCGTCGCGGCGCGCGCCCAGCGTCCGGTCGAGGTCGAAGCCGTCACCCTGGATCACGTTGACCTTCGGGAATCGCTGCTTCAGCTCGCGCGCGAACTCGGCGTCGTATTCGATCGAGGTGATCCGTTCCGGGGCGACGCCGGCGCCCAGCAAAGCCCGGGTGACGACGCCGAGGCCGGGTCCGAGCTCGAGGATCGGACCGTCCAGCGCCGTGGTGGCGTGGCGGACCATCATCGCGCAGTAGGACGGGCTCGAGGGCGCGACGGCGCCCATCTTGACCGGATGCTTCACCCAGGTGGCGAAGAAGCGCGCCCAGTCGCCGCCACCCGCATCCTTCACTTCGCCATTCGTCTCCATGACAGTCCCGCCCTTGCCTTGATTGCTGCCGGCTGCCCGTCCGCCGCGCGGTAGACCAACACCCGCGCCGGCGGAAGGTTGCGCTTGATCCAGGGACTGGTCTCCAGCCGTGCGCCGATGCGCTCGGGCTTCACCGGCACGGTCAGCGCGTAGGAAAACTGGATGAAGGGCGCGCCTGCCGGCATCTGGCGCAGCGCGCCGCCGACCACGTCCTCGCGCATGGCGTCGGGCTTGGTGAACAGCGGCAGGCCGGAGATCACCGCCTCGAGCCGGCGACCCTTGAGGAGCTCGCGCAAGGTCTCGTGGACGGCATAGGCATCGCCCTGGATGACGCGGGCGGCCGGAAAGCGAGAGCGCAGAAGCACGCAGAATTCCTGCGAGTACTCGACCAGGACCAGTGCGGATTCGGGGACGCCGCGCTCGATCAGGCACTTCGTGACCACCCCTGTGCCGGGACCGAGTTCCAGGACCAGCGAGGTGTCGTCGAAGCCTGTCGGATCGGGGACGTAGGCCGCCATGACCCGGCCGAGGGCCCGCGAGGACGGCGACACCGCGCCCATCACCAAAGGCCGCTGCAGCCAGCCCCTGAAGAAGCGGGCCTCGTCGCTGACCTTCCGGCGCGGGCGGGTCCGCTGCGGGAGCCGCGGCTCAGGCGTTACCAACACTCGCGGTACTCCCCTCGTGCGGCGCCACCTGCCCGCCGGTCCAATGTCGCCCAGCACTGTTACGAAGTCACGACACCGAAGGTGTCAGCGCCTCACCCCCTCGCACATGGCGCATCTCAGGTCTCGCTCAAGCCCTCGAAGAATTCCTTCATGCGGGCGAAGAACCCGTTGGACTGCGGCGAGGTCTCCGAGGACGACAATTCCTCGAACTCCTCCAGCAACTCGCGCTGGCGCCGGGAGAGGTTCTGCGGCGTCTCGATCGTCACCTGGATGAACAGGTCGCCGACCTGCGTCGAGCGCAGCACCGGCATGCCCTTGCCGCGGACGCGGAACTGCTTGCCGGTTTGGGTGCCCTCGGGAACCTTGACCCGGGTGGTCGCGCCGTCGAGCGTGTTAACGTCGAAATGGCCGCCCAGGGCGGCGGTGATCATCGACATCGGCGCCTTGCAGAACAGGTCCGCGCCGTCGCGCTGGAAGAACTCGTGCGGGCGCACGGACAGGAAGATGTAGAGGTCGCCGGCCGGGCCGCCGCGCAGCCCCGCCTCCCCCTCGCCGGCGAGGCGAATACGGGTGCCGTCCTCGATGCCGGCCGGGATGTTCACCGAGAGCTTGCGCTCCTCCGGCAGCCGGCCGTCGCCGCCGCATTTGCGGCAGGGATCGGCGATGACCTGGCCGCGCCCCTCGCAGTTCGGGCAGGTGCGCTCGATCGAGAAGAAGCCCTGGGCGGCGCGCACGCGGCCAACGCCGCCGCAGGTCGGGCAGGTCTGCGGGCTGGTGCCCGGGCGGGCGCCGGTGCCGGTGCACTCGTCGCACTGGATGGTGGTGGGAACGCTGATCTCGGCGGTCTTGCCGGTAAAGGCTTCCTCCAGCGAGATCTCCATGTTGTAGCGCAGGTCCGAGCCGCGCTCGCGGCCGGAGCCGCCGCCGCCTCGGCCGCCGGCACGGGCGCGGCCGCCCATCATCTCGCCGAAGATATCGTCGAATATGTCGGCCATGGACGAGGCGAAGTCGCCCCGGAACCCGGCGGCGCCGCCGCCGTTCTGGAAGGCGGCGTGGCCGAAGCGGTCGTAGGCGGCGCGCTTCTGGGGATCCTTGAGGACTTCGTAGGCCTCGGCGAGTTCCTTGAACTTCACTTCCGCCGTGGCGTCACCCGGGTTCTTGTCGGGGTGATACTGCATCGCGAGCTTGCGAAATGCGACCTTGAGTCCCTTTTCGTCGACCTCGCGGGACACGCCGAGCATCTCGTAGTAATCGGCCTTCATTCACGCTTCCATCGGTTGTTCGGCAGGCTGGTCGCAACGGTCGACGGCGCCGGTGACGCCTTTCGTCGCAAGCCCAGCATGTAGGAATGGCCGCCGGGGGTTACCATAGCGGCAGCGGGAAAGGAATCGGCCGGATTCAGGCGGAGGCGAGCCGCGGCTCGCCCGTCCGGCGCGGGCGCGGGCCGGCGATCAGCGCGCCGAAGCGCTTCTCCAGATAGCGGTCCGACAGCATCGCCACCGCCAGCGTCGCCGCCATCGGCAGCAACCAGAAGACGTAGAAGTCGACGATGCCCGCCGGGCCGACCCAGCGGTCCCAGATGACGGTGAGGAAGACGAACTCCATCACCGGGTGCCAGAGGTAGATGCCGAAGGATACGCGCGTCACCGGCATGGCGAAGCGCAGGGCGTTGGTCGAGTGCGGCCGCGCGGTCTCGGCCAGCGCCGTCGCGGTCAGCGATCCGGCGAGCAGCGCCAGGACCAGATAGGCCGGCAGCTGCCCGATCATTGCCCCGACCGCCGCGGCGAGCAGCACCAGGCCGGGCACGTGCGAGCGAACATCCAGCGAGCGCCCGGCGACGATACTTGCGATGCAGGCGCCGATGCAGAAATCCGCAAATGCCCGGTAGGCCCCCATCGTGTCGGCGGTCGTCCAGTGGCCCGAC
It encodes:
- the dnaJ gene encoding molecular chaperone DnaJ, encoding MKADYYEMLGVSREVDEKGLKVAFRKLAMQYHPDKNPGDATAEVKFKELAEAYEVLKDPQKRAAYDRFGHAAFQNGGGAAGFRGDFASSMADIFDDIFGEMMGGRARAGGRGGGGSGRERGSDLRYNMEISLEEAFTGKTAEISVPTTIQCDECTGTGARPGTSPQTCPTCGGVGRVRAAQGFFSIERTCPNCEGRGQVIADPCRKCGGDGRLPEERKLSVNIPAGIEDGTRIRLAGEGEAGLRGGPAGDLYIFLSVRPHEFFQRDGADLFCKAPMSMITAALGGHFDVNTLDGATTRVKVPEGTQTGKQFRVRGKGMPVLRSTQVGDLFIQVTIETPQNLSRRQRELLEEFEELSSSETSPQSNGFFARMKEFFEGLSET
- a CDS encoding class I SAM-dependent methyltransferase encodes the protein MLVTPEPRLPQRTRPRRKVSDEARFFRGWLQRPLVMGAVSPSSRALGRVMAAYVPDPTGFDDTSLVLELGPGTGVVTKCLIERGVPESALVLVEYSQEFCVLLRSRFPAARVIQGDAYAVHETLRELLKGRRLEAVISGLPLFTKPDAMREDVVGGALRQMPAGAPFIQFSYALTVPVKPERIGARLETSPWIKRNLPPARVLVYRAADGQPAAIKARAGLSWRRMAK
- a CDS encoding class I SAM-dependent methyltransferase, translated to METNGEVKDAGGGDWARFFATWVKHPVKMGAVAPSSPSYCAMMVRHATTALDGPILELGPGLGVVTRALLGAGVAPERITSIEYDAEFARELKQRFPKVNVIQGDGFDLDRTLGARRDEKFAAILFAIPIVSFSQARRQALFTDYFSRLRPGGNLTQLSYLWKPPVEPVKGVFTVSHSPIVWSNIPPARVWVYDQDTASATGAAAH